The proteins below come from a single Prochlorococcus marinus CUG1415 genomic window:
- a CDS encoding bifunctional 4-hydroxy-2-oxoglutarate aldolase/2-dehydro-3-deoxy-phosphogluconate aldolase encodes MNKKEDFFSEILKNESFFLLIKPEENIYLNTSLRNLLFEELDSLIKLGLKNVEISWSNNENWLNFVSSIKIKYPRINLGSASIINKQSIEDSLKIGLNFSMMKFWDKDLFNYAKAKNYLLIPGIKNLTDLEEAINSSCKIIKIYPIKNKDKSINILNYKNIDFIAAGGLSINDINNYKSLGYKSIVIGDKGITNLKFDRKIFEWLKTN; translated from the coding sequence ATGAATAAGAAAGAAGATTTTTTTTCAGAGATACTGAAAAATGAATCTTTTTTTTTACTCATAAAACCAGAAGAAAATATCTACTTAAATACCTCTCTAAGGAATTTATTATTTGAAGAATTGGACAGCTTAATAAAGTTAGGATTAAAAAATGTTGAAATAAGTTGGTCTAACAATGAGAATTGGTTAAATTTTGTATCCTCAATCAAAATCAAATATCCAAGAATTAATTTAGGCTCTGCCTCCATAATTAATAAGCAATCAATAGAAGATTCTTTAAAAATTGGCTTAAATTTTTCGATGATGAAATTTTGGGATAAAGATCTTTTCAATTATGCAAAGGCAAAAAATTATTTATTAATTCCTGGTATTAAAAATTTAACAGATCTTGAAGAGGCAATAAATTCGAGTTGCAAAATTATCAAAATTTATCCAATAAAAAATAAAGATAAATCTATAAATATACTTAACTATAAAAATATTGATTTCATTGCTGCTGGAGGACTATCAATCAATGATATAAATAACTATAAGTCTTTAGGATACAAATCAATTGTAATTGGAGATAAAGGTATCACAAACCTAAAATTTGATCGAAAAATATTTGAATGGCTTAAAACTAATTAA